The Vibrio agarivorans genome window below encodes:
- a CDS encoding U32 family peptidase: MKYALGPLLYFWPKQDVEAFYQQAMNSTADIVYLGESVCSKRRELKVNHWFDIAKELSSAGKQVVISTMALLEAPSEVSVMKKYIDNGDFAIEANDVSAIQLASENKVPFVVGPAVNTYNAHTLKLFRKQGMIRWCMPVELSRDWLNNTLNQCDELGIRGDFEVEVFSHGYLPLAYSARCFTARAENRSKDDCETCCIKYPTGIQVRSQEGQEVFNLNGIQTQSGYCYNLVNDLPGMKGLVDVVRLSPLGVSTFSELEQFRNNETGQHPQKIADRQCNGYWHQLAGLDVKNI, translated from the coding sequence ATGAAATACGCGCTAGGACCCCTGCTGTACTTTTGGCCTAAGCAAGATGTGGAAGCTTTTTATCAGCAAGCGATGAACAGCACTGCGGATATCGTTTATCTTGGCGAATCCGTCTGTTCAAAACGCCGTGAGCTGAAGGTAAACCACTGGTTCGACATAGCCAAAGAGCTTTCTTCAGCTGGCAAGCAAGTGGTGATCTCGACGATGGCTCTGCTTGAAGCGCCAAGCGAAGTCAGTGTTATGAAGAAATACATCGACAATGGCGACTTTGCGATTGAAGCCAATGATGTTTCAGCTATTCAGTTGGCAAGTGAAAACAAGGTGCCGTTTGTCGTGGGCCCAGCCGTCAACACCTACAACGCCCATACACTAAAACTGTTCCGTAAGCAGGGCATGATCCGCTGGTGCATGCCGGTTGAGCTATCACGCGATTGGCTCAATAACACCCTGAATCAGTGTGATGAGCTCGGGATTCGTGGCGATTTCGAAGTAGAAGTGTTCAGCCATGGCTATCTACCTTTAGCTTACTCTGCTCGCTGCTTTACAGCTCGCGCAGAGAACCGCTCAAAAGACGACTGTGAAACTTGCTGTATCAAATACCCAACCGGTATTCAGGTTCGCAGCCAAGAAGGACAAGAGGTGTTTAACCTTAACGGTATCCAAACGCAGTCTGGTTACTGCTATAACCTAGTGAACGATCTACCGGGAATGAAGGGCCTAGTCGATGTCGTGCGCCTAAGTCCACTTGGCGTGAGCACCTTCTCAGAGCTTGAGCAGTTCCGTAACAATGAAACAGGTCAACATCCACAGAAGATCGCAGACCGCCAATGTAATGGCTATTGGCACCAATTAGCGGGGCTTGATGTGAAAAACATCTAA
- the ubiU gene encoding ubiquinone anaerobic biosynthesis protein UbiU — protein sequence MELLCPAGNLPALKTAIDCGADAVYIGFKDDTNARHFAGLNFTGKKLDKAVQYVHDRNKKIHVALNTFAHPDGFARWTDAVDQAAQLGVDALIVADIAVLEYAANKYPHLELHLSVQASATNIAAIDFYKQNFNVKRVVLPRVLSIHQVKQLSRNITSDVELEVFAFGSLCIMAEGRCYLSSYMTGESPNTVGACSPAKYVRWQETDNGLESRLNDILIDRYADGENAGYPTLCKGRFTTDLAGEQKRYHALEEPTSLNTLSMLPELFKANVASVKIEGRQRSPAYVEQVTRTWRAAIDRYLANPEGYTVEPAWDAALANVSEGSQTTLGAYHRKWQ from the coding sequence ATGGAATTACTATGCCCTGCAGGTAACTTACCTGCCTTGAAGACCGCTATAGACTGCGGTGCCGATGCGGTTTATATCGGCTTTAAAGATGACACAAATGCTCGTCATTTTGCTGGCCTCAACTTCACAGGAAAGAAGCTAGATAAAGCGGTGCAATATGTACATGACCGCAACAAGAAAATCCATGTGGCATTGAATACCTTTGCTCACCCCGATGGCTTTGCTCGCTGGACCGACGCGGTTGATCAAGCAGCACAGTTAGGCGTTGATGCGTTGATTGTTGCGGATATCGCAGTACTGGAATACGCAGCCAATAAATACCCTCATCTTGAACTGCACCTTTCGGTGCAAGCCTCTGCGACCAATATTGCGGCGATTGATTTCTATAAACAGAACTTCAACGTAAAACGTGTCGTACTACCTCGTGTTCTTTCGATTCACCAAGTGAAACAGCTGTCTCGCAACATCACCAGCGATGTTGAGCTTGAAGTGTTTGCTTTTGGTAGCCTGTGTATCATGGCTGAAGGTCGCTGCTACCTATCGTCTTATATGACAGGGGAATCACCGAATACGGTTGGTGCTTGCTCTCCAGCAAAATACGTACGTTGGCAAGAGACAGACAATGGTCTTGAGTCTCGCCTCAACGATATCCTGATTGACCGTTATGCAGATGGTGAAAATGCGGGGTATCCGACACTGTGTAAAGGTCGATTCACCACTGACCTTGCAGGCGAGCAAAAGCGCTACCATGCTTTAGAGGAGCCTACGAGCCTCAATACGCTGTCTATGCTACCAGAGCTATTCAAAGCCAATGTCGCTTCAGTGAAGATCGAAGGTCGCCAACGCAGCCCAGCTTATGTCGAGCAAGTGACTCGAACGTGGCGTGCTGCCATTGACCGCTACCTTGCTAACCCTGAAGGCTATACCGTTGAGCCTGCTTGGGATGCGGCGCTGGCCAATGTCTCAGAAGGCTCACAAACAACGCTTGGTGCATACCACCGCAAATGGCAATAG
- a CDS encoding sensor domain-containing protein, with translation MPTSELTNWFSKFTSNSPFYFAVLDNEHRYITVNSRYCEISGLDSESLVGLSDSDVLGTHVYQHLKPYYERAFSGEQIETELTLSLADTETSLHFSLSPLFNGQSIEHIIFHAVDTSEKQILARSLEESEDKFNKISNLIPEGLLIVEDDHIISANDAAASLLGFSSHSELLGEELSRLFVDQKTKAVFNQKLEHILTKSPLVCLSGPRCNLERKIRLYSDTLHILGSPSHIVIMQDADQTEKLPTQTQTFSNIDSLTGLFNRFGFTKRLEHYIANETPLVMLYLDIDNFKNINDSLGHHIGDKVIKEVSSRLKRLLPQHATLGHLGGDEFGIILPEPENSVVVESLAERIINLINQPFDLHHFSKRLACSIGSVAYPGDGNDARILLQNADTAMYEAKDRGRNRLIKFNDQMNKEARMRLWLEIELQKALQQNGLEVWYQPKVSAKDFSINGAEALIRWKHPVEGYISPGSFIPVAEKAGLIEQLGRVVMREVFSTVKRWRMQGILPGRVAINLSPEQFGNPKLIDYMEKLLKSTGLDSSCITFELTESAVMSDGEHTIQMLRAIKKLGFSLSIDDFGTGYSSLSYLARFPIDELKIDRAFINDIDELPKQVTVIENIINLGKSLDLTVVAEGVETQQQATLLSNLNCHSIQGFHFYRPQPKQEVEELFAQNRRHKN, from the coding sequence ATGCCTACCTCAGAATTAACAAATTGGTTCTCCAAATTTACGTCAAATAGTCCATTCTATTTTGCAGTTCTGGATAACGAGCACCGATATATTACCGTGAACTCCCGCTATTGCGAGATCTCCGGTTTAGATAGTGAAAGCCTCGTCGGATTAAGCGACTCTGATGTATTGGGTACTCACGTTTATCAACACCTCAAACCCTATTATGAACGCGCCTTTTCCGGTGAGCAGATAGAAACGGAACTGACGCTGAGTTTGGCGGACACTGAAACCAGTCTGCATTTTAGTTTGTCGCCTCTTTTTAACGGACAAAGCATCGAACATATTATTTTCCATGCTGTCGATACCTCGGAAAAACAGATTCTTGCACGCTCGCTTGAAGAGTCCGAAGACAAGTTCAACAAGATTTCTAACCTGATCCCTGAAGGGCTGCTGATTGTTGAAGATGACCATATCATCTCCGCCAATGATGCCGCCGCGAGCCTACTTGGATTTAGCTCTCACTCCGAGCTGCTTGGTGAAGAGCTGTCACGTCTGTTTGTCGACCAAAAAACCAAGGCGGTCTTCAACCAAAAGCTTGAGCATATTCTTACCAAATCACCTTTAGTCTGCTTAAGTGGCCCACGCTGCAACCTTGAGCGAAAAATTAGGCTCTACAGTGACACGCTCCATATTTTAGGCAGTCCGTCGCACATTGTTATCATGCAAGACGCAGATCAGACTGAGAAGTTACCGACTCAAACACAGACCTTCTCAAATATCGATTCTCTAACCGGCCTGTTCAATCGATTTGGCTTCACTAAAAGGCTTGAGCACTACATCGCCAATGAAACACCTTTGGTGATGCTCTACCTAGATATTGATAACTTTAAAAATATCAACGACTCACTTGGCCACCACATCGGCGACAAGGTCATCAAAGAGGTATCATCACGCCTTAAACGCTTACTGCCCCAACATGCCACACTCGGGCATTTAGGGGGGGATGAGTTTGGTATCATCCTGCCAGAACCAGAAAACAGTGTCGTCGTTGAGTCACTAGCAGAACGCATCATTAACCTCATCAACCAACCTTTTGATCTACACCACTTTAGTAAGCGCCTAGCCTGTTCGATTGGCAGTGTCGCCTACCCTGGTGACGGTAATGATGCTCGAATTTTGCTACAAAACGCTGATACGGCCATGTATGAGGCGAAAGATCGTGGTCGTAACCGACTGATTAAATTTAACGACCAAATGAACAAAGAAGCGCGTATGCGCCTCTGGTTAGAGATTGAGTTACAAAAAGCACTGCAGCAAAACGGTCTTGAGGTGTGGTATCAACCTAAAGTGAGTGCGAAAGACTTCAGCATCAATGGTGCCGAAGCACTGATCCGCTGGAAACACCCTGTCGAGGGTTACATCAGCCCAGGCTCGTTTATCCCTGTCGCAGAGAAAGCAGGGTTGATTGAACAGCTTGGCCGAGTCGTTATGCGTGAGGTGTTCAGTACAGTAAAGCGCTGGCGCATGCAGGGCATTTTGCCGGGTCGTGTCGCGATCAACCTTTCGCCAGAACAGTTTGGCAACCCTAAGCTCATCGATTATATGGAGAAACTTCTAAAATCAACGGGGCTTGATTCAAGTTGCATCACGTTTGAGCTGACTGAAAGTGCCGTAATGAGTGACGGTGAACACACCATCCAAATGCTAAGAGCCATCAAGAAGCTGGGCTTCTCATTGTCGATTGATGACTTTGGTACCGGTTATTCGTCTCTGTCATACCTTGCTCGCTTCCCGATTGATGAGCTGAAAATCGACCGTGCATTTATCAATGATATTGATGAGTTACCAAAGCAAGTGACGGTGATCGAGAACATCATCAACCTCGGCAAATCACTCGATCTCACCGTGGTCGCAGAAGGTGTCGAGACACAGCAACAAGCAACGCTGCTTTCCAACCTGAACTGTCACTCTATCCAAGGTTTCCATTTCTACAGACCTCAGCCTAAGCAAGAGGTCGAAGAGCTGTTCGCGCAAAATCGCCGCCACAAGAATTAA